A genomic region of Ignavibacteria bacterium contains the following coding sequences:
- a CDS encoding DedA family protein, whose translation MLKVISESYSRFKSSLHSLKEWVESFAHKPSAGIALFIFAFIESSFFPIPPDALLIILAISYPKKSFKYALICTLGSVLGAYLGYLIGYVFYDTIGIKIIKFYGVEHQINYVLQKYQENGFIAIVTAGFTPIPYKVFTILAGFNKTIDLFTLTIASLIGRAGRFFLVGGLIYFIGPGVKTFIDKYLDKLTIAFMFLLVISFFVLKYLV comes from the coding sequence ATGTTAAAAGTTATTTCGGAAAGTTATTCCAGATTCAAAAGTTCATTACATTCATTAAAAGAATGGGTAGAAAGCTTTGCTCATAAACCTTCTGCTGGAATTGCTTTATTTATTTTTGCGTTTATTGAATCATCATTCTTCCCAATTCCACCTGATGCGTTGTTAATAATCCTTGCTATAAGCTATCCTAAAAAAAGTTTTAAGTATGCGTTAATTTGTACATTAGGTTCTGTTTTAGGTGCGTACTTAGGTTATTTAATAGGATATGTTTTTTATGATACTATTGGCATTAAAATTATAAAATTTTATGGAGTTGAACATCAAATAAATTATGTTCTTCAGAAATATCAAGAAAATGGATTTATTGCTATTGTAACGGCAGGATTTACTCCAATACCTTACAAAGTTTTTACAATTCTTGCAGGATTTAACAAAACAATCGATTTATTCACTTTGACTATAGCTTCTTTAATTGGACGTGCCGGGAGATTCTTCTTAGTGGGAGGTTTAATTTACTTCATCGGACCTGGTGTAAAAACATTTATAGATAAATATCTTGATAAATTGACAATTGCTTTTATGTTCTTACTTGTTATTAGTTTTTTTGTCTTAAAATATCTTGTTTGA
- the nadB gene encoding L-aspartate oxidase translates to MRIKTDVLVIGSGIAGLRFAIEVSKFAEVYIVTKKDKAESNTNYAQGGIASVFSPDDSFELHIQDTLKTGDGLCNREAVELIVREGPVEIQKLIELGTKFSTRDNGSLDLAREGGHSKNRIVHAKDLTGREIEKALLNRISQIENIHLLENHFAIDLITEHHLPNKKTHDKIHCWGAYVYDVQKEEVHTFLAKVTLLATGGLGQAYLHTTNPSIATGDGFAMAYRAGALMANMEFIQFHPTALYEGNLLERSASPAFLISEAVRGFGAKLRLKNGEEFMHKYDPRGELAPRDIVARAIDNELKKRGEDFVYLDLTHKNPDEIKERFPNIYQKCLEKKIDITKDFIPVIPAAHYACGGVVTDLNGQTSIINLFATGEVAMTGVHGANRLASNSLLEALVFSKYAALSCKKILRENVISLPEEIPDWIDTSQLSQEEKILIAQTRHEIREILWDYVGIVRSNERLSRALKRCNLINEEVKMMYNVSKISEEILELRNLSIVAFLITYSASLRKESRGLHYNIDHPNKDDINFLKPTFVQNPSP, encoded by the coding sequence ATGAGAATTAAAACAGATGTTCTTGTCATAGGAAGCGGAATCGCAGGTTTAAGATTTGCAATTGAAGTTTCCAAGTTTGCAGAAGTTTATATCGTTACAAAAAAAGATAAAGCAGAATCAAATACTAATTATGCTCAAGGTGGAATTGCCTCTGTATTCTCTCCCGACGATTCATTTGAGCTGCATATTCAAGATACACTTAAAACAGGCGATGGCCTCTGTAATCGTGAAGCTGTAGAACTCATCGTTAGAGAAGGTCCCGTTGAAATACAAAAACTTATAGAATTAGGAACCAAGTTTTCTACAAGAGATAATGGTTCACTTGATCTTGCAAGAGAGGGTGGACATTCTAAAAATAGAATAGTACATGCTAAAGATCTGACTGGTCGAGAAATTGAAAAAGCTTTATTAAACCGAATTAGTCAAATAGAAAATATTCACTTACTCGAAAATCACTTTGCGATTGATTTAATTACTGAACATCATTTGCCAAATAAAAAAACTCACGATAAAATTCATTGCTGGGGTGCCTATGTCTATGATGTGCAAAAAGAAGAAGTTCATACTTTTTTAGCTAAGGTTACTTTACTAGCTACAGGTGGTTTAGGTCAAGCATATTTGCATACCACCAATCCATCAATTGCAACTGGTGATGGTTTTGCAATGGCTTACAGAGCTGGTGCATTAATGGCGAATATGGAATTTATTCAATTTCATCCCACTGCACTTTATGAAGGAAATTTGCTTGAACGCTCGGCTAGTCCTGCTTTTCTGATAAGTGAAGCGGTTAGGGGTTTTGGAGCAAAACTTCGTTTGAAAAACGGTGAAGAATTTATGCATAAATATGATCCACGCGGCGAACTTGCTCCGCGTGATATTGTCGCAAGAGCCATTGACAACGAACTTAAAAAACGAGGGGAAGATTTTGTCTACTTAGATCTTACTCACAAAAATCCAGATGAGATAAAAGAAAGATTTCCAAATATCTATCAAAAGTGTCTTGAAAAGAAAATAGATATTACAAAAGATTTCATTCCCGTAATTCCTGCTGCTCATTATGCTTGTGGTGGTGTTGTTACAGATCTTAATGGTCAAACGTCCATCATTAATTTATTTGCAACTGGTGAAGTTGCAATGACTGGTGTTCATGGAGCTAATAGACTTGCCAGTAATTCATTACTGGAAGCCCTTGTATTTTCAAAATATGCAGCTTTAAGTTGCAAAAAAATTTTAAGGGAAAATGTAATTTCTTTACCCGAAGAAATACCGGATTGGATCGATACAAGTCAATTGTCGCAGGAAGAAAAAATTTTAATTGCTCAAACAAGACATGAAATTCGAGAAATATTATGGGATTATGTTGGAATTGTAAGATCAAATGAAAGATTATCCCGAGCATTAAAAAGATGTAATTTAATTAATGAAGAAGTTAAAATGATGTATAATGTTTCAAAAATATCTGAAGAAATTCTGGAATTAAGAAATCTTTCGATTGTAGCTTTTCTAATTACATATTCTGCAAGTCTTAGAAAAGAATCGAGAGGATTACATTATAATATTGATCACCCAAACAAAGATGATATTAATTTTCTTAAACCAACATTTGTCCAGAATCCATCTCCATAA
- a CDS encoding TIGR02253 family HAD-type hydrolase — protein sequence MIKAIVFDLDNTLVDFMLMKRRAIEAAIPAMIDAGLKLPPQDIKALIDEIYQEKGIEYQKVFDELLKKAIGKVDHKILSAAIVAYRKAREASLVPYPNVYPTLIQLIKLGLKLGIVSDAPALEAWLRLSSLNFQYLFDAIITFDDTQARKPSPIPFIKILEALDVKPQDAIMVGDWAERDIVGAAQVGMKTAFARYGDTFNTQFPNADYELNDISELIDIVKKENNLV from the coding sequence ATGATTAAAGCAATTGTTTTCGACCTAGATAATACACTTGTTGATTTTATGCTTATGAAACGGCGGGCAATCGAAGCCGCTATTCCAGCAATGATCGATGCTGGATTGAAATTACCTCCTCAGGACATAAAAGCATTAATCGATGAAATCTATCAAGAAAAAGGAATTGAATATCAGAAAGTTTTTGATGAACTCTTAAAAAAGGCTATCGGCAAAGTTGATCATAAAATCTTGTCGGCTGCTATTGTAGCATATAGAAAAGCAAGAGAAGCTTCACTTGTTCCTTATCCAAATGTTTATCCAACTTTAATACAATTAATTAAACTTGGCTTAAAACTTGGAATAGTTTCAGATGCACCAGCTCTTGAAGCCTGGCTTCGACTTTCAAGTTTAAATTTTCAATATCTTTTTGATGCAATCATAACTTTTGATGATACACAAGCACGAAAACCCAGTCCAATACCATTTATCAAAATTCTTGAAGCTTTGGATGTAAAACCTCAAGACGCAATTATGGTCGGTGATTGGGCAGAGCGAGATATAGTAGGTGCAGCTCAGGTTGGAATGAAAACAGCTTTTGCCAGATATGGCGATACATTTAATACTCAATTCCCAAATGCTGATTATGAATTAAATGATATTTCTGAATTGATTGATATCGTTAAAAAAGAAAATAACTTAGTTTGA
- a CDS encoding MerR family transcriptional regulator, protein MKDLSIKKLYYSISEVSKITGLEQYVLRYWENEFEQLKPQKNRAGNRIYTNKDIQLILFLKKLLREEKYTIDGAKKVLQNYNPNEELNLENLTKEEVSTNKKEESETKPKIDNQTLLKDLHDIKELLQDIYIKL, encoded by the coding sequence ATGAAAGATCTTTCAATTAAAAAACTATATTATTCGATTAGTGAAGTCAGTAAAATTACTGGTCTGGAGCAATATGTTTTAAGATACTGGGAAAATGAATTTGAACAGTTAAAACCGCAGAAGAATCGAGCAGGAAATCGTATTTATACGAATAAAGATATCCAGCTAATTTTATTCCTTAAAAAGTTATTGCGCGAAGAAAAATATACAATTGACGGAGCTAAGAAAGTTCTTCAAAATTATAACCCCAATGAGGAACTTAATTTAGAGAACTTAACAAAGGAAGAAGTATCTACTAATAAAAAAGAAGAGAGTGAAACAAAACCGAAGATTGATAATCAGACCTTATTAAAAGATTTGCATGATATTAAAGAACTTCTTCAAGACATTTACATTAAACTTTGA
- a CDS encoding amidophosphoribosyltransferase: MNNPNIDKPESNCGIFGIAGTPSASLLTYYGLIAQQHRGQEAAGIVSNSRSNGKTIFKLKKGKGLVSEIFNDEKIFNEELCGIAAIGHNRYSTSGSNSLINVQPFIVKYRQGNLAISHNGNLTNAHILRKQLIDEGAIFQTTSDTEIILHLISRSRREEQIDQIIEALQKVSGAFSLVILTDEFLYACRDTYGVRPLNLGIVGNSFVVASETCAFDLIDAKYIREIERGEVLAIKIYDDHSEIFERKFLDNIPEYPKKCIFEFIYFARPDSVIFNENVDKIRRNLGKKLAEESPVLSTNDKKLAVLSVPDSSNTIAIGYNNQLRKMNIESKFEIGLIRSHYIGRTFIQPEIDKRKLAAKMKFNTVKGVLQNRNIVVVDDSIVRGTTSKQLINLIKEANPAQVHFRVASPPITHPCFYGMDFPTKEELIANRMNNDITQIQNELGVDSLKYLSYEGLINCTPEKDDRFYCTACFTGSYPIPVDQNLSKEIYEV; this comes from the coding sequence ATGAACAATCCAAATATCGATAAACCCGAAAGTAATTGCGGAATTTTTGGAATAGCAGGAACTCCTTCAGCTTCGCTTTTAACTTACTACGGATTAATTGCACAACAGCACCGCGGTCAAGAGGCTGCAGGAATAGTCAGCAATTCTCGTTCGAATGGGAAAACAATCTTTAAGCTAAAGAAAGGTAAAGGACTAGTTTCTGAAATTTTCAATGATGAAAAAATTTTTAATGAAGAACTCTGCGGAATTGCTGCAATTGGTCATAATAGATATTCGACATCAGGTTCCAATAGCTTAATTAATGTTCAGCCATTTATTGTAAAATATCGACAGGGTAATCTTGCAATTTCACATAATGGAAACTTAACGAATGCTCACATCCTGCGAAAACAATTGATCGATGAAGGAGCAATCTTTCAAACTACAAGTGATACTGAAATCATTCTTCATTTAATTTCAAGAAGCAGACGGGAAGAGCAAATTGATCAGATAATTGAAGCGTTGCAAAAAGTTTCAGGAGCTTTTTCTTTAGTGATTTTAACTGATGAGTTTCTGTATGCTTGCAGGGATACTTATGGTGTTAGACCGCTTAATCTTGGTATTGTTGGTAATTCTTTTGTCGTGGCTTCGGAAACTTGTGCGTTTGATTTAATTGATGCTAAATATATTCGTGAAATTGAAAGGGGAGAGGTACTTGCAATTAAAATCTACGATGATCATTCAGAAATTTTTGAAAGAAAATTTTTAGATAATATTCCAGAATACCCAAAGAAATGTATTTTTGAATTTATTTACTTTGCAAGACCTGACAGTGTAATTTTTAATGAAAATGTAGATAAAATTCGTCGAAACCTTGGTAAAAAATTAGCCGAAGAAAGTCCGGTCTTATCAACCAATGATAAAAAATTAGCGGTTTTAAGTGTACCAGATTCATCTAATACAATTGCAATTGGTTATAATAATCAACTTAGAAAGATGAATATTGAAAGCAAATTCGAAATAGGCTTAATTCGAAGCCATTATATTGGCAGAACATTTATCCAACCAGAAATTGATAAAAGAAAATTAGCTGCAAAGATGAAGTTTAATACTGTTAAGGGTGTTTTGCAAAATCGAAATATTGTTGTGGTGGATGACTCAATTGTAAGAGGTACAACCTCAAAGCAATTAATAAACTTGATAAAAGAAGCAAATCCTGCTCAAGTTCATTTTAGAGTTGCTTCACCGCCTATTACTCATCCATGTTTTTATGGAATGGATTTTCCAACAAAAGAAGAGTTAATTGCAAATCGGATGAATAACGATATCACCCAAATACAAAATGAACTGGGAGTTGATTCTTTGAAGTATCTTTCTTATGAAGGTTTAATTAATTGCACTCCTGAAAAAGACGATAGATTTTATTGCACTGCTTGTTTTACAGGTAGTTATCCAATACCGGTTGACCAGAATTTATCTAAAGAAATATATGAAGTGTGA
- a CDS encoding CDP-alcohol phosphatidyltransferase family protein — translation MEKINIEDWKKLPNLISLFRIIFIPIIIIFFENYTAYRWYIVFCLIFFSLLDNLDGFVARKLNQITELGKVIDPLVDKLFMIIIALMMFKVKLVPDWFLILVIARDLIIMIAGLFFIKNLRKVPPSDFMGKLTAGAIGFVFLISLLNFQKLKLVYESILGISILLIILSLTNYGIKQFKRAQ, via the coding sequence ATGGAAAAAATTAATATCGAAGATTGGAAAAAATTACCAAACTTAATTAGTCTTTTCAGAATTATATTTATACCAATTATTATTATATTTTTCGAAAATTACACTGCATATCGATGGTACATTGTTTTCTGTCTAATCTTTTTTTCATTACTTGATAATCTTGACGGTTTTGTTGCCCGGAAATTAAATCAGATAACAGAATTAGGTAAAGTAATTGATCCGTTAGTTGACAAACTTTTTATGATTATCATAGCTTTAATGATGTTTAAAGTAAAATTGGTGCCGGATTGGTTTTTAATTTTAGTAATAGCTAGAGATTTAATCATAATGATTGCTGGTCTATTTTTCATAAAAAATTTAAGAAAAGTTCCACCATCAGATTTTATGGGAAAACTTACAGCAGGTGCAATTGGCTTTGTATTCCTAATAAGTTTATTAAATTTTCAAAAATTAAAACTTGTTTATGAAAGTATTCTTGGTATTAGTATTTTATTAATTATTTTAAGTTTAACTAACTACGGTATTAAACAATTCAAAAGAGCACAATGA
- the ftsY gene encoding signal recognition particle-docking protein FtsY: MKKLFESFEKLKQGLVKTKNNILNKFNDLIASNKPLNEETLENLREILLLSDVGYDVTEMLINNLKEKTKRNQIQNTSEIFEIVKSNLIDIFNKAKNRQNSINYEEFLLEDQIRPKTIIVVGVNGTGKTTSIGKIAYNFRQNNYKVLIAAADTFRAAANEQLSIWANRASVEIIENKNTRDPGAIVYEALDKALKNNIDLLLIDTAGRLHTKTDLMNELNKIIRVIQKKLNRDVDEVLLVIDATMGQNVVAQIENFLKYVPVTGLILTKLDGTAKGGVIFQIVNKFKIPVKFVGVGEGIEDLQPFNSTNFVNAIFEN; encoded by the coding sequence ATGAAAAAATTATTTGAATCATTTGAAAAACTAAAACAGGGACTTGTCAAAACTAAAAACAATATTTTAAACAAATTCAATGATTTAATCGCAAGTAATAAACCACTCAACGAGGAAACACTTGAAAACTTACGTGAAATACTACTTTTATCTGATGTCGGATATGATGTGACGGAAATGTTAATAAATAATTTAAAAGAAAAAACAAAACGAAATCAAATACAAAATACATCCGAAATTTTTGAAATTGTCAAATCAAATTTAATAGATATTTTTAATAAAGCTAAAAATAGACAGAATTCCATTAACTATGAAGAATTTCTGCTTGAAGATCAAATTAGGCCTAAAACAATCATTGTAGTTGGCGTAAACGGAACAGGTAAGACAACCTCAATTGGTAAGATTGCCTATAACTTTAGACAAAATAATTATAAAGTTTTGATAGCTGCTGCCGATACATTTCGAGCAGCTGCAAATGAACAACTTTCTATCTGGGCAAATCGTGCATCGGTCGAGATAATTGAAAATAAAAACACACGAGATCCTGGTGCAATCGTTTATGAAGCATTAGATAAAGCATTAAAAAACAATATAGATCTTTTACTTATTGATACTGCTGGAAGATTACATACTAAAACGGATTTAATGAATGAACTGAATAAAATAATTCGTGTAATTCAAAAAAAATTAAATCGAGATGTTGATGAGGTTTTACTTGTTATTGACGCAACAATGGGTCAAAATGTAGTAGCTCAAATCGAGAACTTTTTGAAATATGTTCCAGTTACTGGATTAATCTTAACTAAATTGGATGGAACTGCAAAAGGGGGAGTTATATTTCAAATTGTAAATAAATTCAAAATACCAGTAAAATTTGTTGGTGTTGGTGAGGGTATAGAAGATCTGCAACCTTTCAACAGCACTAATTTTGTTAACGCAATTTTCGAAAATTAA
- a CDS encoding diacylglycerol kinase family lipid kinase, whose protein sequence is MKYLFVANPMAGKGRTRKLIEKIKRFLISKNIDFELLETTGPNSINEIIKNTTQNFDRVIVIGGDGTIHELVNSEQIFNKVLGVLPTGSGNDFALTLGLRKNLYRNLEIILDEKTLEIDIGYAEITEFSGNKFSFLFANSLGIGFDAEVAARAKEIKFVRGLILYLISVFITLVKYKFRNLIVQSNSLKLSEPIFMISIGNGKTAGGGFKLTPSASPVDGELDICVVKKISKLKVLRILPLAIFGKHITNPSVYYFRSKEISITSDLPIYVHADGEIRSNDMKSIKIVLLNRQAKFLRDGISYVNETT, encoded by the coding sequence ATGAAATATTTATTTGTTGCTAATCCAATGGCCGGAAAAGGTAGAACAAGAAAATTGATTGAAAAAATTAAAAGATTTCTGATCTCTAAAAATATTGATTTTGAACTACTTGAAACTACAGGTCCAAATTCTATCAACGAAATTATAAAAAACACTACCCAAAACTTTGATCGTGTGATCGTTATTGGTGGTGACGGTACAATTCACGAATTAGTTAATTCAGAACAAATATTTAATAAAGTTCTTGGCGTGCTCCCAACTGGATCGGGAAATGATTTTGCTTTAACTCTAGGTTTAAGAAAAAACCTTTATCGAAATCTTGAAATAATTCTTGATGAAAAAACGTTAGAAATAGATATCGGTTACGCTGAGATTACTGAATTCTCCGGTAATAAATTTTCTTTCCTTTTTGCAAATAGCCTTGGGATTGGTTTTGATGCTGAAGTAGCTGCTCGTGCCAAAGAAATTAAATTTGTTAGAGGACTTATTTTATACTTGATAAGTGTTTTTATAACTTTAGTTAAATATAAATTTAGAAATTTAATAGTTCAATCCAATTCACTTAAATTATCTGAACCAATTTTTATGATTTCGATTGGAAATGGAAAAACTGCAGGTGGTGGATTTAAGTTAACTCCATCAGCTAGTCCTGTTGATGGTGAGTTAGATATTTGTGTTGTAAAAAAAATAAGCAAGCTAAAAGTTTTAAGAATTCTTCCATTAGCGATTTTTGGTAAACATATTACAAATCCTTCTGTTTACTATTTTAGGTCAAAAGAAATTTCTATAACTTCTGATTTACCCATTTATGTTCATGCAGATGGTGAAATTCGATCTAATGATATGAAGTCAATAAAAATAGTGTTGTTAAATAGACAAGCTAAATTTTTAAGAGATGGAATAAGTTATGTTAATGAAACGACCTGA
- a CDS encoding chloride channel protein, whose protein sequence is MKDSSSIESIRQNIKDKLAKFRSAALTNYSFLLVSAAVIGIVVGFVSISFHYFIERLNTLIFSISSFFSFLPLIVFVPFLGMLLQGLLYKFFPKDFKRRSVTDIIVSILYQKGNIKLKDTLINFLGSGLSLSTGLTLGPEGPAAQIGSGISSNLARLIKIHDEKVKIFTVAGASAAISSIFNAPLAGVFFSIELILLNDIYTTYLSVIIVASVSSTAITRAFLGDLPILIIPAIKFANYASLYIFILIGIISGLFSIVFLKYQEVLKVLFNRLFLRFSNQKYLIMGIIGLIFGFTSLYFPEIFGIGYNSINKLFISQFTAIYLIIVFLLKFIFIGIIYNSGAFGGLFAPALFLGAFMGSFIFHIINPILEIQSAYSAVVLSSMGAFLAGIHSIPITAMLLIFEISRDYTMILPLMLAVITSNILVQIYYKTSINIYHLKSQGIKIDKSKSLNILMNYTLSNIKLEDPITIVETEKINKVIEKFLETDADQIYVVSDHNSLKGKINEKDIRIAIREDKLLSNILLAKDIFKEVKFKITVDKTLYDAFILMIENKLDELPVVSLTGNKLLGIIKVENLLVFLSTHEQEITKDIFI, encoded by the coding sequence GTGAAGGATTCTTCAAGTATTGAAAGTATTCGACAAAATATTAAAGATAAATTAGCTAAATTTAGATCAGCTGCATTGACTAATTATTCGTTTTTATTGGTCAGTGCAGCTGTAATTGGAATTGTAGTTGGTTTTGTATCGATTTCTTTTCATTATTTCATTGAGCGATTAAATACTTTAATTTTTAGCATTAGTTCTTTTTTCTCATTTCTACCGTTAATAGTTTTTGTTCCGTTTTTAGGAATGCTTCTTCAGGGATTATTATATAAATTTTTCCCTAAAGATTTTAAACGTCGAAGTGTAACGGATATTATTGTTTCTATATTATATCAAAAGGGGAATATAAAACTCAAAGATACTTTAATAAATTTTTTAGGTTCTGGTCTAAGTTTATCTACTGGATTGACCTTAGGACCGGAAGGACCTGCAGCACAAATTGGAAGTGGCATTTCCAGTAATTTAGCTAGATTAATAAAAATACACGATGAAAAAGTAAAAATTTTTACAGTTGCTGGAGCATCGGCTGCGATTTCTTCAATATTCAATGCACCTTTAGCAGGTGTCTTTTTCAGTATTGAATTGATTTTACTAAATGACATTTATACAACATATTTGTCTGTGATCATTGTTGCATCGGTGAGTTCAACTGCAATAACGAGAGCTTTTCTTGGAGATCTTCCGATATTAATAATTCCCGCTATAAAATTTGCAAATTATGCTTCTTTATATATTTTTATATTAATTGGAATTATAAGTGGATTATTCTCAATTGTTTTTTTAAAATACCAAGAAGTTTTGAAAGTGCTTTTCAACAGATTATTCCTAAGATTCTCAAATCAAAAGTATTTAATAATGGGAATAATTGGATTAATTTTTGGATTTACTTCACTGTATTTTCCAGAGATTTTTGGAATTGGATATAATTCGATCAATAAATTGTTTATTTCTCAATTTACAGCTATTTACTTAATTATTGTATTTTTATTAAAATTCATTTTCATAGGAATTATTTATAATTCTGGAGCATTTGGTGGTCTATTTGCGCCAGCTTTATTTTTAGGGGCTTTTATGGGTTCTTTTATTTTTCATATAATTAATCCAATACTTGAAATTCAGTCTGCATATTCAGCGGTTGTACTGTCATCTATGGGGGCTTTTCTTGCAGGAATACATTCTATACCAATTACAGCAATGCTTTTGATTTTTGAAATTTCTCGTGATTATACAATGATTTTACCCTTGATGCTAGCAGTTATAACAAGTAATATTTTGGTGCAGATTTATTATAAAACTTCGATTAATATTTACCATTTAAAATCACAAGGAATTAAAATTGATAAATCTAAATCTTTAAATATTTTAATGAATTACACTTTAAGCAATATTAAGCTGGAAGATCCAATTACAATAGTTGAGACTGAAAAAATAAATAAGGTAATTGAAAAATTTTTAGAGACTGATGCTGATCAAATTTATGTTGTTTCTGATCATAATAGCTTGAAAGGCAAAATTAATGAGAAAGATATTCGTATAGCAATCAGAGAGGATAAATTATTAAGTAATATTTTATTAGCTAAAGATATCTTTAAAGAAGTGAAGTTTAAGATTACGGTTGATAAAACTCTTTATGATGCGTTCATTTTAATGATTGAAAACAAATTGGATGAATTGCCGGTTGTCAGTTTGACAGGTAATAAATTATTGGGAATAATAAAAGTAGAAAACTTACTTGTATTTCTTAGTACTCACGAACAAGAGATTACAAAGGACATTTTTATTTAA
- a CDS encoding 3-hydroxybutyryl-CoA dehydrogenase gives MKNIAVIGSGTMGNGIAHVFAQYGFKVFLIDISKELLDKALSTIANNLDRMIKKGTITEDAKQLTLNNIQPIIGVENLNHQIDLVVEAVNENFEIKKKVFQAIESKLSEHTILASNTSSIPITKLANLTNRPGKFIGMHFMNPVPVMKLVEIIRGYLTSNETFETIKDLTLKIEKVPAEVNDYPGFVSNRVLMPMINEAIYCVYEGVATPENIDTVMKLGMNHPMGPLTLADFIGLDVCLAIMEVLYEGFNDPKYRPCPLLKKMVAANKLGRKTGEGFFKY, from the coding sequence ATTAAAAATATTGCAGTTATTGGTTCTGGAACAATGGGCAATGGTATTGCTCATGTTTTTGCTCAATATGGCTTTAAAGTTTTTTTAATTGATATCTCAAAAGAACTTTTAGATAAAGCCCTTTCAACAATTGCGAATAATCTTGATCGTATGATTAAGAAAGGAACCATCACAGAGGATGCAAAACAATTGACTTTAAACAATATCCAACCAATTATTGGAGTTGAGAATCTTAATCATCAGATTGATTTAGTTGTAGAAGCTGTAAATGAAAATTTTGAAATTAAAAAGAAGGTGTTTCAAGCAATAGAATCTAAATTAAGTGAACATACAATATTAGCATCAAACACTTCATCTATTCCAATAACAAAATTGGCAAATCTAACAAATAGACCTGGTAAATTTATCGGTATGCACTTTATGAATCCAGTGCCTGTTATGAAATTAGTTGAAATTATTCGAGGGTATCTGACTTCAAATGAAACTTTTGAAACTATTAAAGATCTTACCTTGAAGATTGAAAAGGTACCGGCAGAAGTAAATGATTATCCTGGATTTGTTTCAAATCGAGTTTTAATGCCAATGATAAATGAAGCTATATATTGTGTTTATGAAGGTGTAGCTACACCAGAGAATATAGATACAGTAATGAAATTAGGGATGAATCATCCAATGGGACCTCTTACTCTGGCTGATTTTATTGGTCTTGATGTTTGCTTAGCCATTATGGAAGTTTTGTATGAAGGATTTAATGATCCTAAGTATAGACCTTGTCCATTATTAAAGAAGATGGTTGCAGCAAATAAACTAGGTCGAAAAACTGGTGAAGGATTCTTCAAGTATTGA